Proteins encoded by one window of Panicum virgatum strain AP13 chromosome 7N, P.virgatum_v5, whole genome shotgun sequence:
- the LOC120681438 gene encoding anthocyanidin reductase ((2S)-flavan-3-ol-forming)-like: protein MKMKTACVTGGSGYIASALIKMLLERGYAVKTTVRNPDDMAKNSHLKHLQALGPLTVLRADLDVEGSFDDAVAGCDYAFLVAASVNLASGEDLEKELIEPSVRGTLNVMRSCVKVGTVRRVVLTSSVAAVFVRPVSLQGDGHVLDEGSWSDVEYLRAEKPTSWGYPVSKVLLEKAACRFAEEHGISLVTVCPVTTIGAAPSLNFNTSVPSSLSLLSGGEVWLGVLKLTERTAGSVPLCHVDDLCRAELFVAEAPAAAGRYICCGLNTTIAELARFLARKYPQYDVMRNLQTIDDELLEKPRACLSSAKLLRGGFEFEHKTLDEIFDNVFEYGKALGIDLPY, encoded by the exons atgaagatgaagacggCGTGCGTGACAGGAGGGAGCGGGTACATCGCGTCGGCGCTCATCAAGATGCTGCTGGAGAGGGGCTACGCCGTCAAGACCACGGTCAGGAACCCAG ATGACATGGCGAAGAACTCCCACCTCAAGCACCTGCAGGCGCTCGGCCCCCTGACGGTCCTCCGCGCCGACCTTGACGTGGAAGGCAGCTTcgacgacgccgtcgccggctgCGATTACGCCTTCCTCGTCGCCGCTTCGGTGAACCTCGCGTCAGGGGAGGATTTAGAG AAAGAGCTGATCGAGCCTTCAGTCCGGGGAACCCTGAACGTGATGAGGTCGTGCGTGAAGGTCGGCACGGTGAGGCGCGTGGTCCTGACCTCGTCGGTGGCCGCGGTCTTCGTCAGGCCAGTGTCGCTGCAGGGCGACGGGCACGTCCTGGACGAGGGCTCCTGGTCCGACGTCGAGTACCTCAGAGCCGAGAAGCCGACGTCGTGGGGGTACCCGGTGTCCAAGGTGCTCCTCGAGAAGGCGGCGTGCAGGTTCGCGGAGGAGCACGGCATCAGCCTCGTCACCGTCTGCCCGGTCACCACCATCGGCGCGGCGCCCTCCTTGAACTTCAACACCAGCGTCCCGAGCAGCCTCTCGCTCCTGTCAGGCGGCGAGGTCTGGCTCGGCGTGCTCAAGTTGACCGAGAGGACCGCCGGCTCGGTGCCGCTGTGCCACGTCGACGACCTCTGCCGCGCGGAGCTGTTCGTCGCcgaggctccggcggcggcgggaaggtACATCTGCTGCGGCCTCAACACGACCATCGCCGAGCTCGCGCGTTTCCTGGCGCGCAAGTACCCGCAGTACGACGTGATGCGGAATCTGCA AACCATCGACGATGAGCTCCTGGAGAAGCCGAGAGCCTGCTTGTCGTCGGCGAAGCTGCTCAGGGGAGGATTCGAGTTCGAGCACAAGACGCTGGACGAGATCTTCGACAACGTCTTCGAGTACGGCAAGGCACTCGGGATTGATCTGCCCTATTAG